The Gemmatimonadaceae bacterium sequence GCGTGCCGATCGTCGGCGCCGCACTGTTCCTGTGCGCGGCAGGGGCGGTCGCCTACGCCCTCGTCCGCACGCACATCGTCGGCCTGCGCGTCCGCGCGCTGCAGGACGTGGAGCACGACCTCCGCGTCTCGGAAGCGAAATTCGCGGGGATCCTCGACATCGCGGCCGACGCGATCATCAGCGTGGACGATGCCCAACGGATCATCCATTTCAACACGGGCGCGGAGGTGATCTTCGGGTACACGCGAGGCGAGATGATCGGCCAGCCGCTCGAGCGACTCATCCCCGAGCGCTTCCGCGCGGCGCACGCCGGGCACATGCGCCGCTTTGCGTCCGGAACCGAGACCGCACGGCGCATGGGAGAGCGTCGCGAGATCTTCGGCCTTCGGCGCGGCAACATCGAGTTTCCCGCCGAGGCGTCCATCTCACGGCTCTCGACGCCGACGGGGATGCTGTTCACCGTCGTCCTGCGCGACATCACCGAGCGCAAGCGCGTGGAGCACGAACAGCGGTTTCTCGCCACGCTCGGCGAAGAGCTCGCGCGCTCGCTCGACTACGAGGCGACGGCGCAGCTCGCGGCAAATGTCGCGGTGCCCGAACTTGCCGACGCATGCGTGCTGGACCTGCTCGACGGCGACCAGATGACGCGCCGCATCGTGAGCGATTGCGGGCCCGAGCACACGCGCACGCCGCTGGCCGCGCTGGCCGCGGCCGGTCCCGTTGGGCATGATTCGCCGTCGCGGGTGATCGACGTCCTGCGCACGCGGCGCGCCGAGCTCGTGGCCACCGTCACCGACGACTGGCTCGAAGCCCACACCGACGACACGCCTAACGTGTCGGCCGCATGGCGGTCGCTCGACCTTCGCTCCTTGATGATCCTGCCGCTCGTGACCCGCGAGCACCTGCTGGGTGCGCTCACGCTGATGGCGGCCGGCCCCCGTCGTCAGTATGAACCGTCGGACCTCGCCTTCGCCGAGGAGATCGCCCGGCGACTGGCGCTCGCGCTCGACAATGCGCGCCTCTACCACGCGGCGCGCACGGCAACGCGGGCCCGCGACGAGGTGCTGGGCATCGTGTCGCACGATTTGCAGAATCCGATCGCCGCCATCTCGATGGGTGCGAGCGTGCTCCGCGATCAGCCGCCGGAAGACGAGGAAGGCCGCC is a genomic window containing:
- a CDS encoding ATP-binding protein, translating into MPLTANRTVTAALWIALVAAMAGAGMLLAAMWRGLLTPRGVPIVGAALFLCAAGAVAYALVRTHIVGLRVRALQDVEHDLRVSEAKFAGILDIAADAIISVDDAQRIIHFNTGAEVIFGYTRGEMIGQPLERLIPERFRAAHAGHMRRFASGTETARRMGERREIFGLRRGNIEFPAEASISRLSTPTGMLFTVVLRDITERKRVEHEQRFLATLGEELARSLDYEATAQLAANVAVPELADACVLDLLDGDQMTRRIVSDCGPEHTRTPLAALAAAGPVGHDSPSRVIDVLRTRRAELVATVTDDWLEAHTDDTPNVSAAWRSLDLRSLMILPLVTREHLLGALTLMAAGPRRQYEPSDLAFAEEIARRLALALDNARLYHAARTATRARDEVLGIVSHDLQNPIAAISMGASVLRDQPPEDEEGRRQLLRMIVDSTEWMRRLIRDLLDVSAIEAGHLSVERQGEPPATIVAAATRMLGTALAERSLALELSVPDDLPFVDVDAARIEQVLMNLLGNAIKFTPPGGRIAIRATPNASRLEVSVADSGIGIPVEEQTHVFERFWQARHSSRRRGAGLGLAISKGIIEAHGGRIWVTSTPGEGSTFTFTLPLAPASVRASR